A portion of the Salminus brasiliensis chromosome 9, fSalBra1.hap2, whole genome shotgun sequence genome contains these proteins:
- the prkd4 gene encoding protein kinase D4 isoform X1, with product MAAGVNHQPARVELDSLDSGISTSFSEMSMGTESVPHGPICVRFQIGLFKEGVKIPEGRLSFRSAKKIAADIIEKKAPDWSVIGVGEKLLLFRHDPSSEQVLYRLTDQHYLHDGDLVEVVLAASASVTEVKFRPHSLVVQSYRTPTFCHHCGEMLWGLVRQGLKCEGCGLDFHKRCALTLPSDCSRVSRPCGPSLSLFPPARPRATSLSNHTGGSLEEISLSKPSRSRPPSWADRPVWLGVCEGGRGSRPLVPHTFHIHTYHKPTMCQYCHKLLKGLFRQGLQCSDCKFNCHRRCESQVPPDCRGERANGEESSMSQEVESEEDIAIEAVNAIYEEYHFKGPPHLIEEPPPPPPIGPCFSSNIPLMRVVQSVRHTKRRSSGILKQGWLRHHTNEDTLRKRHYWILDVKSITLYQSENSSKYYKELPLSEVLQVRGQGQLTVPLTPSESGHSFELVTGSLVYCVFADLEGPSWEAAIRLALMPLEDAVHTGTESADDMKVGGETRDVSALYQIFSDEVLGSGQFGVVYGGTHRQTSRPVAIKVIDKTRFPAKQERQSRNEVSILQNLSHPGVILLEGMFETAERTFVVMEKLHSDMLEMILSNENGRLPERITRFLVMQILEALRYLHMKHIAHCDLKPENVLLASPDSFPQVKLCDFGFARIIGEKSFRRSVVGTPAYLAPEVISSHGYNRSLDMWAVGVILYVSLSGTFPFNEDEDIHQQITNAAFMFPRQPWSLISLEAVSLINNLLQVVVRRRFSVGKAMGHPWLQNFQLWCDLREFEQRMGRRYLTHESDDEHWRRHALEKGLPFPSHLAEELCEEQDM from the exons GCTCCAGACTGGAGTGTAATAGGTGTTGGtgagaagctgctgctgttcaggCATGACCCCAGCTCGGAGCAGGTTTTATACCGACTCACAGACCAACACTACCTGCATGACGGAGACCTGGTGGAGGTGGTACTCGCTG CTTCTGCTTCAGTAACTGAGGTGAAGTTCCGCCCTCATTCCTTGGTGGTCCAGTCATATCGCACACCTACGTTTTGTCACCACTGTGGGGAGATGTTGTGGGGGCTCGTCCGGCAGGGCTTAAAATGTGAAG GTTGTGGTTTAGATTTCCATAAACGCTGTGCTTTGACGTTGCCAAGTGACTGCTCACGTGTGTCCAGGCCCTGTGGCCCGAGCCTGTCTCTGTTCCCCCCTGCTCGACCTCGTGCTACCTCCCTCTCCAACCACACCGGAGGCAGCCTGGAAGAG ATCAGTCTGTCTAAGCCCTCTCGGTCTCGGCCGCCGTCCTGGGCGGACAGGCCGGTTTGGTTAGGAGTGTGTGAAGGAGGCAGAGGAAGCAGGCCACTGGTACCGCACACCTTTCACATTCACACCTACCACAAGCCCACCATGTGCCAATACTGCCACAAGCTGCTCAAGGGCCTCTTCCGCCAAGGCCTTCAGTGCTCTG ACTGCAAGTTTAACTGTCACCGGCGCTGTGAGTCTCAGGTTCCACCTGAttgcagaggagagagagccaATGGAGAag AAAGCAGTATGAGTCAGGAGGTCGAGTCTGAGGAGGACATTGCTATAGAAGCAGTGAATGCCATTTATGAAGAGTATCACTTTAAAGGCCCCCCGCATCTGATTGAGgagccgccaccaccacctcctATCGG GCCGTGTTTCAGCAGTAATATTCCCCTCATGAGAGTGGTCCAATCAGTCAGGCACACCAAGAGGAGATCCAGTGGAATACTGAAGCAGGGCTGGCTGCGGCACCATACCAATGAAGATACACTG AGGAAAAGGCACTACTGGATTCTAGACGTGAAAAGCATCACACTGTACCAGAGCGAGAACAGCAGCAAGTACTACAAG GAGCTGCCTCTGTCTGAAGTGCTGCAGGTCCGAGGACAGGGCCAGCTGACTGTTCCACTCACGCCGAGCGAAAGCGGGCATTCATTTGAGCTGGTGACGGGTTCTCTGGTCTACTGTGTGTTTGCAGACTTAGAAGGACCGTCCTGGGAGGCTGCCATAAGACTAGCTCTAATGCCGTTGGAGGACGCCGTCCACACTGGGACAGAATCAGCAG ATGACATGAAAGTTGGTGGAGAAACTCGG GATGTAAGTGCCCTGTATCAGATTTTCTCTGATGAGGTGTTGGGATCGGGCCAATTCGGAGTGGTTTATGGGG GTACACACAGGCAGACAAGCCGTCCAGTCGCCATTAAAGTCATCGATAAAACCCGCTTCCCTGCCAAGCAGGAGAGACAGAGCAGAAACGAGGTCTCCATACTCCAG aATCTGTCCCATCCTGGGGTCATTTTACTCGAGGGCATGTTTGAGACAGCTGAGCGCACTTTTGTCGTCATGGAGAAGCTCCATAGCGACATGCTGGAGATGATTCTGTCCAATGAGAATGGCCGACTGCCTGAACGCATTACCCGTTTTTTGGTTATGCAG ATTCTGGAGGCTCTGCGGTACTTGCACATGAAGCACATCGCTCACTGTGACCTCAAACCTGAGAACGTACTGCTCGCTTCTCCAGACTCATTCCCACAG GTGAAGCTGTGTGACTTCGGCTTCGCCCGCATCATCGGTGAGAAATCTTTCCGGCGGTCAGTAGTGGGGACCCCTGCGTACCTGGCTCCAGAGGTCATCAGTAGCCATGGCTACAACCGCTCTCTGGACATGTGGGCGGTGGGGGTGATCCTGTACGTGAGCCTGAGTGGAACGTTTCCCTTTAACGAAGACGAGGACATTCACCAGCAGATCACCAACGCGGCCTTCATGTTCCCCCGACAGCCATGGTCACTCATCTCCCTGGAGg cggtGAGTTTGATTAACAACCTGCTGCAAGTGGTGGTCCGGCGCAGGTTCAGCGTGGGTAAAGCTATGGGACATCCTTGGCTCCAG AACTTCCAGCTGTGGTGTGATCTGCGTGAGTTTGAGCAGAGGATGGGCCGCCGGTACCTCACTCATGAGTCTGATGATGAGCATTGGAGACGCCACGCTCTGGAGAAAGGACTTCCTTTCCCCTCACATCTAGCGGAAGAGCTCTGTGAAGAACAGGACATGTAG
- the prkd4 gene encoding protein kinase D4 isoform X2, producing the protein MSMGTESVPHGPICVRFQIGLFKEGVKIPEGRLSFRSAKKIAADIIEKKAPDWSVIGVGEKLLLFRHDPSSEQVLYRLTDQHYLHDGDLVEVVLAASASVTEVKFRPHSLVVQSYRTPTFCHHCGEMLWGLVRQGLKCEGCGLDFHKRCALTLPSDCSRVSRPCGPSLSLFPPARPRATSLSNHTGGSLEEISLSKPSRSRPPSWADRPVWLGVCEGGRGSRPLVPHTFHIHTYHKPTMCQYCHKLLKGLFRQGLQCSDCKFNCHRRCESQVPPDCRGERANGEESSMSQEVESEEDIAIEAVNAIYEEYHFKGPPHLIEEPPPPPPIGPCFSSNIPLMRVVQSVRHTKRRSSGILKQGWLRHHTNEDTLRKRHYWILDVKSITLYQSENSSKYYKELPLSEVLQVRGQGQLTVPLTPSESGHSFELVTGSLVYCVFADLEGPSWEAAIRLALMPLEDAVHTGTESADDMKVGGETRDVSALYQIFSDEVLGSGQFGVVYGGTHRQTSRPVAIKVIDKTRFPAKQERQSRNEVSILQNLSHPGVILLEGMFETAERTFVVMEKLHSDMLEMILSNENGRLPERITRFLVMQILEALRYLHMKHIAHCDLKPENVLLASPDSFPQVKLCDFGFARIIGEKSFRRSVVGTPAYLAPEVISSHGYNRSLDMWAVGVILYVSLSGTFPFNEDEDIHQQITNAAFMFPRQPWSLISLEAVSLINNLLQVVVRRRFSVGKAMGHPWLQNFQLWCDLREFEQRMGRRYLTHESDDEHWRRHALEKGLPFPSHLAEELCEEQDM; encoded by the exons GCTCCAGACTGGAGTGTAATAGGTGTTGGtgagaagctgctgctgttcaggCATGACCCCAGCTCGGAGCAGGTTTTATACCGACTCACAGACCAACACTACCTGCATGACGGAGACCTGGTGGAGGTGGTACTCGCTG CTTCTGCTTCAGTAACTGAGGTGAAGTTCCGCCCTCATTCCTTGGTGGTCCAGTCATATCGCACACCTACGTTTTGTCACCACTGTGGGGAGATGTTGTGGGGGCTCGTCCGGCAGGGCTTAAAATGTGAAG GTTGTGGTTTAGATTTCCATAAACGCTGTGCTTTGACGTTGCCAAGTGACTGCTCACGTGTGTCCAGGCCCTGTGGCCCGAGCCTGTCTCTGTTCCCCCCTGCTCGACCTCGTGCTACCTCCCTCTCCAACCACACCGGAGGCAGCCTGGAAGAG ATCAGTCTGTCTAAGCCCTCTCGGTCTCGGCCGCCGTCCTGGGCGGACAGGCCGGTTTGGTTAGGAGTGTGTGAAGGAGGCAGAGGAAGCAGGCCACTGGTACCGCACACCTTTCACATTCACACCTACCACAAGCCCACCATGTGCCAATACTGCCACAAGCTGCTCAAGGGCCTCTTCCGCCAAGGCCTTCAGTGCTCTG ACTGCAAGTTTAACTGTCACCGGCGCTGTGAGTCTCAGGTTCCACCTGAttgcagaggagagagagccaATGGAGAag AAAGCAGTATGAGTCAGGAGGTCGAGTCTGAGGAGGACATTGCTATAGAAGCAGTGAATGCCATTTATGAAGAGTATCACTTTAAAGGCCCCCCGCATCTGATTGAGgagccgccaccaccacctcctATCGG GCCGTGTTTCAGCAGTAATATTCCCCTCATGAGAGTGGTCCAATCAGTCAGGCACACCAAGAGGAGATCCAGTGGAATACTGAAGCAGGGCTGGCTGCGGCACCATACCAATGAAGATACACTG AGGAAAAGGCACTACTGGATTCTAGACGTGAAAAGCATCACACTGTACCAGAGCGAGAACAGCAGCAAGTACTACAAG GAGCTGCCTCTGTCTGAAGTGCTGCAGGTCCGAGGACAGGGCCAGCTGACTGTTCCACTCACGCCGAGCGAAAGCGGGCATTCATTTGAGCTGGTGACGGGTTCTCTGGTCTACTGTGTGTTTGCAGACTTAGAAGGACCGTCCTGGGAGGCTGCCATAAGACTAGCTCTAATGCCGTTGGAGGACGCCGTCCACACTGGGACAGAATCAGCAG ATGACATGAAAGTTGGTGGAGAAACTCGG GATGTAAGTGCCCTGTATCAGATTTTCTCTGATGAGGTGTTGGGATCGGGCCAATTCGGAGTGGTTTATGGGG GTACACACAGGCAGACAAGCCGTCCAGTCGCCATTAAAGTCATCGATAAAACCCGCTTCCCTGCCAAGCAGGAGAGACAGAGCAGAAACGAGGTCTCCATACTCCAG aATCTGTCCCATCCTGGGGTCATTTTACTCGAGGGCATGTTTGAGACAGCTGAGCGCACTTTTGTCGTCATGGAGAAGCTCCATAGCGACATGCTGGAGATGATTCTGTCCAATGAGAATGGCCGACTGCCTGAACGCATTACCCGTTTTTTGGTTATGCAG ATTCTGGAGGCTCTGCGGTACTTGCACATGAAGCACATCGCTCACTGTGACCTCAAACCTGAGAACGTACTGCTCGCTTCTCCAGACTCATTCCCACAG GTGAAGCTGTGTGACTTCGGCTTCGCCCGCATCATCGGTGAGAAATCTTTCCGGCGGTCAGTAGTGGGGACCCCTGCGTACCTGGCTCCAGAGGTCATCAGTAGCCATGGCTACAACCGCTCTCTGGACATGTGGGCGGTGGGGGTGATCCTGTACGTGAGCCTGAGTGGAACGTTTCCCTTTAACGAAGACGAGGACATTCACCAGCAGATCACCAACGCGGCCTTCATGTTCCCCCGACAGCCATGGTCACTCATCTCCCTGGAGg cggtGAGTTTGATTAACAACCTGCTGCAAGTGGTGGTCCGGCGCAGGTTCAGCGTGGGTAAAGCTATGGGACATCCTTGGCTCCAG AACTTCCAGCTGTGGTGTGATCTGCGTGAGTTTGAGCAGAGGATGGGCCGCCGGTACCTCACTCATGAGTCTGATGATGAGCATTGGAGACGCCACGCTCTGGAGAAAGGACTTCCTTTCCCCTCACATCTAGCGGAAGAGCTCTGTGAAGAACAGGACATGTAG